One part of the Dysidea avara chromosome 10, odDysAvar1.4, whole genome shotgun sequence genome encodes these proteins:
- the LOC136268400 gene encoding coiled-coil domain-containing protein 42 homolog, which produces MSKESGSAVSSTEGHYYINKKHVVFVEDKIKLPPKEDKGATRSYLPRLPISSSNTSSSFNWYDGLIKRKELIEVEKELLRKREEFSANMAKIMKRKLDFQHAWKKVHDKINSLCPYIEDINMKRCKTDQKTKNEKDECTGKEVMLKILQEELKAVIDKNTALQARIDNHKEFADYLTIVGEMGFKNSMMVDCATPCQVVLKRYQTLVNIREDILKKISSTMTELDKQQRENDYLQYSHTEKLSHLTAKASQLERKLEHLTNRNSELEESLFRKRQAYNNQICQTYGILQAIDNMAQICCKQKRQMPTTPEAKLKLIKNTIMEKQEIIKDITSKTKRRSLNN; this is translated from the exons ATGTCAAAAGAGAGTGGTTCAGCTGTAAGTTCAACTGAAGGACACtactacatcaataaaaa GCATGTAGTGTTTGTTGAAGATAAAATAAAACTACCACCAAAG GAAGACAAAGGAGCCACTCGGAGTTACCTCCCGAGGCTGCCAATCAGTTCAAGCAACACTTCATCTTCATTCAACTGGTATGATGGACTGATAAAAAGAAAAGAACTTATTGAAGTAGAGAAAGAGCTGCTGAGAAAAAGGGAAGAATTTTCTGCTAACATGGCTAAGATCATGAAGAGGAAATTAGATTTTCAGCATGCATGGAAAAAG GTTCACGATAAAATCAACAGTCTTTGTCCATATATAGAAGATATAAACATGAAGCGCTGCAAGACAGACCAGAAGACTAAAAATGAAAAAGATGAGTGCACAGGCAAAGAAGTTATGTTGAAAATTTTACAAGAAGAATTGAAGGCTGTCATTGACAA GAatacagcattacaagcaaGAATTGACAACCACAAGGAATTTGCTGACTATTTAACCATAGTCGGTGAAATGGGCTTTAAAA ACTCGATGATGGTTGATTGTGCAACACCATGTCAAGTTGTGTTAAAGAGGTATCAAACATTAGTCAACATACGTGAAGACATTTTGAAAAAGATATCAAGCACTATGACTGAG CTTGACAAACAGCAAAGAGAGAATGACTATCTTCAGTATTCCCATACAGAGAAGTTGTCA CACTTGACTGCAAAAGCTTCACAATTGGAGAGAAAACTTGAACACCTCACTAACAGGAATAGTGAATTGGAAGAGAGCCTGTTTAGAAAGAGACAAGCATACAATAACCAG ATATGTCAGACTTATGGTATACTCCAAGCCATTGACAACATGGCACAAATATGTTGTAAGCAGAAGAGACAAATGCCAACCACTCCTGAAGCTAAACTGAAGCTTATTAAA aataccataatggaaaagCAAGAAATCATAAAAGATATTACatcaaaaacaaaaagaagaaGCCTTAACAATTGA